From a region of the Mauremys mutica isolate MM-2020 ecotype Southern chromosome 12, ASM2049712v1, whole genome shotgun sequence genome:
- the LOC123345731 gene encoding tripartite motif-containing protein 10-like, with protein sequence MASAAPVQGIQEETMCPICLEYLTDPVTMDCGHNFCQGCISNYCDKWEEYGPLECPVCRDPIRKGSLRPNWQLGNIVGKIRQLELNPSKENLCETHQEKLNLFCEEDGEAVCVACWRSPQHRSHRVLLVEEAAQKYKDQIQLHLQSLMKERDEVPAVKLSEEKRLRELREKMEAERQKIVSVFKQLRQFLEDQERLLLAQLEKLDKEIRKSQDENATRVSKEIPRLSERIGEMEGMCRQPASKFLQDIRSTLSRCEKGKFQQPVEMSSELEKRLGELSQNNSALTETLKKFKDTLPSELEKRRRESLGLHRWVNVTLDPDTAHHELIVSEDWKSARWGFTEEDLPDNPERFDILPCVLGGEGFTSGRHSWEVEVGGGRFWAVGVARDSVRRKGWISRNPEVGIWAVERCGDQYQALTSPETCLPLSQAPTRIRVCLDSERGQVTFFDAENQGPIFTFPPASFTGEKIRPWLQVGRSRLRLWP encoded by the exons ATGGCCTCAGCGGCTCCTGTACAGGGAATCCAAGAGGAAACCATGTGTCCCATCTGCCTGGAGTATCTAACGGACCCCGTGACCATGGACTGTGGGCACAACTTCTGCCAGGGCTGCATCAGTAACTACTGTGACAAATGGGAAGAATATGGCCCCTTGGAGTGTCCCGTCTGCAGAGACCCGATCCGGAAAGGGAGCCTCCGGCCCAACTGGCAGCTGGGGAATATAGTAGGGAAAATTAGACAACTGGAATTAAATCCTAGCAAAGAGAATCTGTGTGAGACACACCAGGAGAAACTCAACCTGTTCTGCGAGGAGGACGGGGAAGCCGTGTGTGTGGCTTGTTGGAGATCCCCCCAGCATAGATCTCACAGAGTGCTGCTCGTGGAGGAGGCTGCTCAGAAATACAAG gatCAAATTCAGCTCCATTTGCAGAGCTTGATGAAAGAGAGAGATGAGGTCCCGGCAGTTAAACTGAGCGAGGAAAAGAGACTCCGGGAACTGCGG GAGAAAATGGAAgctgagaggcagaagattgtatCTGTATTCAAGCAGCTGCGCCAGTTTCTGGAGGaccaagagcgactcctgctggcccaatTGGAAAAGTTGGACAAGGAGATTAGGAAGAGCCAGGATGAAAACGCCACCAGAGTGTCCAAGGAGATACCCCGTCTCAGCGAGCGGATCGGCGAGATGGAGGGGATGTGCCGGCAGCCGGCCAGcaaattcctgcag GACATCAgaagcaccttgagcag gtgtgagaaggggaagttccagcagccagtgGAGATGTCTTCGGAGCTGGAAAAGAGACTCGGAGAGTTGTCTCAGAATAATAGTGCCCTAACGGAGACTCTGAAGAAGTTCAAAG ACACTCTGCCGTCTGAACTGGAGAAAAGAAGAAGGGAATCCCTAGGATTGCACAGATGGG tgaacgtgactctggatccagacacggctcatcacGAACTCATTGTGTCAGAGGATTGGAAAAGTGCAAGATGGGGATTCACAGAAGAGGATCTACCCGACAATCCGGAGCGATTTGACATTTTGCCCTGTGTGCTTGGCggtgagggattcacctcagggagacatagctgggaggtggaggtagGGGGTGGGCGATTCTGGGCTGTGGGAGTGGCCAGAGactctgtgaggaggaagggatggatcagccGTAACCCTGAGGTGGGGATCTGGGCTGTAGAGCGGTGTGGAGATCAATaccaggctctcacctcccctgagacctgcctgcccctgagccaggcccccaccaggatccgggtttgtctggactctgaacgggggcaggtgacatttttcgatgctgagaaccagggcccgatcttcactttcccgcccgCCTCTTTCACTGGGGAGAAAATCCGACCCTGGCTCCAGGTGGGGAGATCCCGGCTCAGACTGTGGCCGTAA